DNA from Rhinatrema bivittatum chromosome 16, aRhiBiv1.1, whole genome shotgun sequence:
AAAAACTGTTAGGACTGCGGCCTGAGGTGATTGCACCTCAATGTAGTCTCGTGTTGCCACAATTGTGCCTCCGGAGGGGTAGGGATCTCTGCAGGGGTCCCGCTGGCAGTCACTCTCCCCAGTCATTTGGCGCCTTGCAGGAGACCCAGGGGGAGTCTTGAGGAGGTAGCAGCCACGTTGACTCCACATGGCAGAAGGCAGGCCCATGCAAGGGAGCCACAGGACAGCGCCCTGTAGAGactagggaaggggggggggcgagggagaGAATGATGGAGGAGTGCTGGATCAAGAGACTTCATGGATTTTGTCCTGCTCCTTCATAAGGCCTATTTAGCTAAAAAGGAAGCAGGATCTAAGCGCTCTGCTCCTCATAAGAGGCCTAAAGCAGCTAGGCAGTCGGGGTCAGGGGGGAATTCTTTGTCTTCTCTGTCTGGGTCTTCCCTCGGGTCACAAGGATGACGCCTTGGACAAAGCAGAAGATACAGAAGGTCTATAGGGAGGTCCAGGGATTGATGCAGACAAGGATCCTATGGACACAGAGGATTCCATGCATGATGCTGAGGATGTCCCTGTCGGGGATGATCCTAGGGTGGTGAGCTTGTTCCGTAAGGAGGAACTGCGGTCACTAGTTCCCCAGGTGTAAGGTTCTGGGTTCTACGGCGTCTACGCCAAAATGGCCGTTCACTCACATGCGATCTTTCCAGGGGATGCTTTTATCCCATTGGAATTATGCTCTCAGCTTTCTTTGCCACTTCAGATggatgccaggtccagtctctcgtggtggttgTCTCATCCCAATTtggagaaaggggtgggcctggaGGTTCCGGACTGGATGGTGGTGTCCACGGATGACAGCCTCAGCGGTTGAGGGCAGTATGTCGAGGACGGACAGTCTAGGGTCATCGGTCGCCAATGGAAGCATCCTGGTCAATCAACTGGGTTGGAAGCAGGCCGGTTGCAAGGCATTTCCTGCCTTTCTTCCGCTCATTCAGAGACGAACAGTGCGAGTGTCTGGATGTTCGTGCATCAGAAGAGGCTGCATTTGGGGAAACTGTATTGCATGCGGGTCTTTCGCTTCCTACCCAgtgtagaggggcttgggtacatcccactcatctggactgatccggggtacaaacaggaatatcccagatcagtccagaagcctATAGCTTTGAGTTTTCTAAAGACCTTCCTCGCTTCTGGATGTGGCTAACGCAGTTTTTAGTCAACTGCAGATTCACAAAGATTGTACATAGGTTAGAGTTTAGGATTGCAAACTGTAATGACCCTTGTTAGGAGAGAGGGGGGCCCTAGTTTTAGGAGGCTCCATCTTTGAGTCTCTGCTTGGCCAGACTTATTTGAGTTTTTTGAActggacatcttggcttgggtacaggtcaagaGCGAGGGGCTTCAGGTAGCACTCTCGGTTATCTAGCAGAGCTTGAAAACTTTTTatattctctgtcttcatctgctggtagcgATACAAAACCCACTTGGTTAGACTGAtgtgtggtattccaggaacaaaaattagcaggtaagagccaattttccagGGTGTGGGGAAGGGGTGTTCTTAAAAGTtgagaaaaattaatttttgtaaATACATTATATTAAAGAAAATCCAATTAAAACTTCATTTAAAATATACAATCACATTTTTCAGTTTAAATTTAACTATAGTATATTGTTTCAATTACATTCTACTGTCTTTAGAATGGCATTTCCATTGAATATACATAAATTGGTAAGCATAATTTAATTTCAACTACTTACTATCAATTAACAAAAACCTGCTATTAACTTTTAATACATGTATGACAGAGAATTGccatttatatacattttcattttttgacaAAATGTTTATTGAAGTAAAAACAGTatgtaaaaggtttttaaaaTTGGAAGCCCCAATGTCATAGTTAGGAATTTTtatattaaataatttaaaacgATAAACTACAATTTTTCAAagtatattaattaaaaaaaaagtcaagccaTTTCGAGCCAGCCAGGAGTCGAACCTAGAATCTTCTGATCCGTAGTCAGACGCGTTATCCATTGCGCCACTGGCCCATTGACTGGGAAATCTTTGCGTGAAAATGCTTATAATAGTGTCATTCTCCATTCTACCAGTAGCAGCAGTTTACCTTCCTTTCGTTTCTGTCAGGCGCTCATGGGAAATATAGTTTCTTCTCTCTAGAACGCCGTTTCCATAGAGGATATGGGCAATGCCTTTGCTTTTCATTGGCTCAGAGACGGAAGAAGGGCGGGGAAGAGTCCAGGTCACCTCCCTAACGTTCCCATGGAGAAAAGAATAGGCGGTGCTACTTCTGTGATTGGCTGCGAACTGCCGACACGGGGCGATTGACCACCGGGAACAGAGGTGCGCAGGGATTGGCCAGACGTTGCCATGGCGCAGTGGGTGGTGCGACGCTGTGATTGGCTGAGGGCCGGGGGAGCGGGCGGTCCTCGGCCGGGCATCATGGCGGCGGCGGTGCATTCCGGCTCCGGTCGTGTATCCAGCGGCCGGGACCTGAGTTGCGTTCCGGAGGTAGCAGACACTTTGGCGGCGGTGACCAAACAAGGGTAAGCGAGACGGGCATAGACCGTTCGGGCTCGGTGCCCTCCCCCGTGCCGCGCAGGGACGGAGAGTGAGCGGCGTGTGCCGGCGTCACGTGGTCAGCAGAGCGGTGGGGGACCACATATCACCGTGACATCACGTTTACATCATGAGGACGTCACTGTTAACTATATCATAATTTATATCGCGATAGCATCCCTCAGGTTACATTTATGTCATGAGAACGGCACATCTCAGTTCGAACCACAGTTCTCATAGTGAGTTGGTGGGAGCAGTGGGATTGGGTTCGGTTCTCCAGTTGGCACAATGCACTGGTGACAGCAGAAGGCTTGGAAGTTGGATCTCTAGTTGTCACAGTAAGTTGGGTGCAGTGAGTGACGGGGCTGGGGAGTAATTGGAACTCAggtccatttaaatggcttttgttTGCCCTCAGGTTTGACTTCCTCTGTATGCCTATCTTCCACCCTCGATTCAAGCGGGAGTTTAACCGGGAGCCGGCAAAGTTGCGGCCAGGAGCCCAGACTAGGTCTGACCTGCTCTTGTCAGGCAGAGGTAAGAGCGACTGGCCTGGAGGTCCTGGTCAGTGGTCATAGTTTTTCCTTTGGAATACTCCCAGTTTCAGAAAGTAAGATGCCACATTTGATGTTCTGTCTTCGGTGCAGACTGGAATGCGTTGATTGTGGGAAAGCTCTCCCAGTGGATCCAGTCTGACTCTCAAGTGGAGGAGATCCGCCGAAACTCTGAAGCAGTGAGTGTCATGTTGTGGCTGGGGTAGGATGATAAGGCAGGAATTAGAGGCTGTTGAGGTCTGACGTTAACCTCATTCTTTCCACTCTTTTTCTGTCAGGCTCTGCTGCAAGAGCTGAACTTTTCAGCCTATCTGGGGCTGCCAGCATTTCTGATTCCCATCAGCCAGGAAGACAACACAAATCTAGCTCGCATTCTCATCAACCACATCCACGTGGGACACCATTCCTGCACGGTATTAACTCTGTAATAATACTTATCACACGTGGAATTTCTGTCTGTAGAGATTCTATGTGTATTGTCTCGTGcaggacttttatcctgtttgattctaTGCTATCATTTACATTTAGCGCCCCCCTTCCAACAACCAATTTGATCTggcctatcatttcgatataactTGTATCCTGGTATCACTGTGTTGTATTCATTATCCTCCATTCACCACGTCTTTGAGGTGCCTGTTATGTCTACATCTTTGTTCAACACCATACATTCCAGTACTTCAATCTTATtgtttagacttctggcattcataTATAGACAAATTGTTTTTGAATTGTATTCTCAACCAACCTAGCAATTGCAGTAGGTAGTTTAGAATCATTTATCTCTGTCTGCTCTATGAAGTCTGTATTCTGGAATAATAGGGGGTGCAcagagcaggaatgaggtgcattggtagagagCTGTgggtgggggtctcagtactggaatagggcATGCTATGGGGCAGGAATAAGGTGCGTTTaagagaactgtgtgtgtgtagctATCAGTATTAGAATAGCATGGAATTGGACTGAAGAGATTCTGTCACTGCCTGAATTTATTCCCAGTTCTGGATACGTGTCCCACTCATAGCCACTGATGACCTGCGTGATGACATTATCGAGAATGAGGCTGTCACCCACGGCGAGGACAGACAAAGTGAAGAGTGCACCTGGATATGGTgaggctgaagggggggggggagggagggaggtattTTCCTTTGGGCAGACACAAACCTGATGATGTCCAAAGGAAACTACACCAAATATATCAAACTTGTTCCCCTTTCTCTGCAGGTGGCATGACTTCCGAACGCTCTGCGATTACAATAAGAGAGTGGCCCTGGGTAAGTCTGAAGGGAGGGGGTGTGGACAAGAAGACAGTCTCCCACTGACAGGAAGGCCATAACCTGgtctcctccatctctctctctgcagcgaTAGAGGTCGGCGCCGACCTACCTTCTGATGCAGTAATCGACCGCTGGCTGGGGGAACCAATCAAAGCTGCTGTCGTGCCTACCAGCATCTTCCTGACCAATAAGAAAGgcttcccagtcctctccaaacTCCACCAGCGCCTCATCTTTCGGCTGCTGAAGGTAAGCCGTGGCTTCCCACGTAACTCTTGCAGCGTAGCATTGCCAGGCGAATCTCAGGCTGCATTCTGACTCTGCCTCCACTGATTTGTTTACCAGCTGGATGTGCAGTTTGTCATCACTGGGGTGAACCGCCATTCGGACAAAGATTTCTGCTGCTACCTgcagtacctacagtacctgagccAGAACCGTCCTCCTCCCAATGCTTACGAGTTGTTTGCCAGGGGCTATGAGGATTATTTGCAGTCTCCCCTTCAGGTAACGCACACTCGATTGTTTCGATGCTTGTCCTGCGACAAATGTAGCGTGCCATGAGGTCCCACCTGTAACCTCACCCACGTTTACACTTTTTGTGATGGCGGCACCTTCTGATTTCAGAGCCTTCTCCCCCCTCCGGTCAATGCTGTCTTTGCTTTCTGGCTGCTCAGAATCTTCTCCGTTTTCTTCCTGTTTCACTCAATCTCTGTATGTGTGCGCACACCTCTCCCATTGTCTCTGTCTGCCTTCCAGCCGCTGATGGATAACCTGGAATCTCAGACGTATGAGGTTTTTGAGAAAGATCCAGTGAAGTATTCCCAGTATCAGCAGGTGAGCTGCATGGGTCCGTAAGCCTGGGACTGCTTTTCACTCTGAGCTCCCACATTAGGATTCAAACTCCTACTTGCTCACGCcttgtctttctctcccccctcacaGGCGGTTTATAGGTGCCTCCTGGACCGTGtcacagaggaggagaaggacacCAGTGTGCAGTGAGTCGGTCAAGCCCtgcccttcctttcctccctcatgGGTGATGAGCTGGGCGGCGGGAGAGGAACCAGCTAGGCCACTACTTGAACCCCCCCTTGCTCTTTGATAGCCCAAGATGGAGCAAGGGGAGAGGCttgctctgcctctctctcatctctcctcaCTTTTAGAGAAACAGGAAATAAACTTCCTCTGTGTCACACGAGACTCTCTTACTAGGGCATAGAGGGTATGTTGTCTCATCCCTGACTTCACTAGCCAGGCATCGGTAAGGCCCGAGCTGTGCTCCCAGTGTCTGCCCAGAGAAGAATCTTGGCACAAGCAAAAGGAGCTTGCAAAACaagtttctctctctgtctctgcagGGTTCTCATGGTACTGGGGGCGGGCCGTGGACCCCTGGTCAATGCCTCACTTCGAGCTGCTAAACAGGCAGAGCGGAAAATTAAAATCTACGCCGTGGAAAAAAATCCTAATGCTGTGGTCACGTAAGTGCACCTGTCTCGGCTCACCTTCTGTGTTGGCTGTCTGTCCCTCTCACGCCATGTCACCAGTATGTCCTCCTCTCTTGCCTTCAGGCTGGAGAACTGGCGGTACGAAGAGTGGGGAAGTCAGGTGACGGTGGTCTCCTCGGACATGCGGGAGTGGGTGGCTCCGGAGAGGGCTGACATCATTGTGAGTGAGCTGCTGGGATCCTTTGGTGACAACGAGTTGTCTCCAGAGtgtctggagggggcccagcattTCCTGAAAGGTAGGCAGGGGGGTTGTCCGTACGCACCGGTAAATTTGTCACTGCTCCCCTCCTCTTGTCTCAGGGGGAGAGGTCCCTGCAGGCTGGGGAGAGAGCGGGGTCAGTAACCAACAGTTCTTTTCCTTGCAGAGGATGGCGTGAGCATCCCCTGCGAGTACACCTCCTTCCTGGCCCCCATCTCCTCTTCCAAGCTCTACAATGAGGTGCGGGCCTGCCGTGAGAAGGACCGGGACCCTGAGGTGAGAAGGCTTTCGAGGTTGCGGGCGGGCAGAGGCAGGAGAGGTTTTTCGGATCTGAGCCTTCTtcctcaccacccccccccccccccccctttgtgctGCACATAAACAGCTGGAGTCACGATTTCCCTCTTGCCCCACAGGCCCAGTTCGAGATGCCGTACGT
Protein-coding regions in this window:
- the PRMT5 gene encoding protein arginine N-methyltransferase 5 isoform X1; this encodes MAQWVVRRCDWLRAGGAGGPRPGIMAAAVHSGSGRVSSGRDLSCVPEVADTLAAVTKQGFDFLCMPIFHPRFKREFNREPAKLRPGAQTRSDLLLSGRDWNALIVGKLSQWIQSDSQVEEIRRNSEAALLQELNFSAYLGLPAFLIPISQEDNTNLARILINHIHVGHHSCTFWIRVPLIATDDLRDDIIENEAVTHGEDRQSEECTWIWWHDFRTLCDYNKRVALAIEVGADLPSDAVIDRWLGEPIKAAVVPTSIFLTNKKGFPVLSKLHQRLIFRLLKLDVQFVITGVNRHSDKDFCCYLQYLQYLSQNRPPPNAYELFARGYEDYLQSPLQPLMDNLESQTYEVFEKDPVKYSQYQQAVYRCLLDRVTEEEKDTSVQVLMVLGAGRGPLVNASLRAAKQAERKIKIYAVEKNPNAVVTLENWRYEEWGSQVTVVSSDMREWVAPERADIIVSELLGSFGDNELSPECLEGAQHFLKEDGVSIPCEYTSFLAPISSSKLYNEVRACREKDRDPEAQFEMPYVVRLHNFHQLAEPLPCFTFRHPTPGAVTDNNRYKSLEFGVGLNTVLHGFAGYFETVLYKDITLSIRPETHSPGMFSWFPILFPLKQPITLRERDTVCVRFWRCNSGKKVWYEWAVTSPVCSAIHNPTGRSYTIGL
- the PRMT5 gene encoding protein arginine N-methyltransferase 5 isoform X2; protein product: MPIFHPRFKREFNREPAKLRPGAQTRSDLLLSGRDWNALIVGKLSQWIQSDSQVEEIRRNSEAALLQELNFSAYLGLPAFLIPISQEDNTNLARILINHIHVGHHSCTFWIRVPLIATDDLRDDIIENEAVTHGEDRQSEECTWIWWHDFRTLCDYNKRVALAIEVGADLPSDAVIDRWLGEPIKAAVVPTSIFLTNKKGFPVLSKLHQRLIFRLLKLDVQFVITGVNRHSDKDFCCYLQYLQYLSQNRPPPNAYELFARGYEDYLQSPLQPLMDNLESQTYEVFEKDPVKYSQYQQAVYRCLLDRVTEEEKDTSVQVLMVLGAGRGPLVNASLRAAKQAERKIKIYAVEKNPNAVVTLENWRYEEWGSQVTVVSSDMREWVAPERADIIVSELLGSFGDNELSPECLEGAQHFLKEDGVSIPCEYTSFLAPISSSKLYNEVRACREKDRDPEAQFEMPYVVRLHNFHQLAEPLPCFTFRHPTPGAVTDNNRYKSLEFGVGLNTVLHGFAGYFETVLYKDITLSIRPETHSPGMFSWFPILFPLKQPITLRERDTVCVRFWRCNSGKKVWYEWAVTSPVCSAIHNPTGRSYTIGL